A window from Theobroma cacao cultivar B97-61/B2 chromosome 3, Criollo_cocoa_genome_V2, whole genome shotgun sequence encodes these proteins:
- the LOC18606460 gene encoding plant UBX domain-containing protein 8, with amino-acid sequence MARPNQEAIETFMSITGAPEAVAMEKLEEHGGDLNAAVNAHFSEGDRNTMQQTSPVVPVDDAMDIDDPSDVVPNRPVLPSLSASRPISPFSHLDPNFQRSLLDGTSDFTIREPMITHPREVRGVPIEVKDSNEPSGHSGDAPVIEDISETAQAHGPNTDEIAIINEMDEGSTVLPRPENDNSYDQHVTPSAPTFDNLPDYGNDIEEEMIQAAIEASKRDVEELSDPGPLRNQSHLEDAELAKAVSLSLRTAEQEKALREQGWPVGASDVEASKAAEVHPENMAASNGRLGEGSSSIQDEADDVEEQPLVRHGSRQSSSGLGDSAKEVGVVEASPPSSPGQEGIGNHPPNNGNAFPSDEWGGISSEEHDEAVMLEAAMFGGIPESGYRYAYAPHQFMRPEGSYPWRTPRPPSPSLAAQRLIREQQDDEYNASLQADREKELKAIQEAEARLLEEEAARKAALEEEQRREEEFHRKMEEEQECERQLAAKEASLPQEPAADEENAVTLLVRMPDGSRRGRRFVKSDRLQSLYDFIDIGRGVKPGTYRLVRPYPRRAFGDGESSLTFNELGLTSKQEALFLELI; translated from the exons ATGGCGAGACCTAATCAAGAAGCAATCGAGACTTTCATGAGCATCACTGGGGCACCCGAAGCGGTTGCCATGGAGAAGCTTGAG GAGCATGGTGGTGACCTCAATGCAGCTGTAAATGCACATTTCAGCGAAGGAGATAGAAACAC CATGCAGCAAACATCACCTGTAGTTCCTGTAGATGATGCCATGGATATAGATGATCCAAGTGATGTTGTACCGAATAGGCCAGTCCTACCATCTCTCTCAGCATCTAGACCAATAAGTCCGTTCTCACATCTTGATCCAAACTTTCAAAGAAGTCTCCTAGATGGTACTTCTGATTTTACAATTCGTGAACCAATGATTACACATCCAAGAGAGGTGAGAGGTGTACCGATAGAGGTTAAGGATAGCAATGAGCCATCTGGTCATTCTGGTGATGCTCCTGTCATTGAGGATATCTCTGAAACTGCACAAGCACATGGCCCGAATACCGATGAGATTGCTATAATTAATGAAATGGATGAGGGTTCAACTGTGCTGCCAAGACCGGAGAACGATAACTCTTATGACCAACATGTTACACCCAGTGCTCCTACCTTTGATAATTTGCCTGACTATGGCAATGACATTGAAGAAGAAATGATTCAAGCTGCCATTGAGGCTTCCAAACGGGATGTTGAG GAGTTAAGTGATCCTGGTCCTCTGCGTAACCAGTCTCATTTAGAGGATGCTGAACTTGCAAAAGCTGTTTCGTTGTCCTTGAGG ACAGCGGAGCAAGAGAAGGCATTGCGTGAACAGGGTTGGCCTGTTGGAGCATCTGATGTGGAAGCTTCTAAAGCAGCTGAGGTTCATCCGGAGAACATGGCAGCCTCAAATGGGAG GTTGGGTGAAGGAAGCTCATCCATACAAGATGAAGCTGATGATGTGGAGGAACAGCCTCTAGTTAGGCACGGGTCCAGACAGTCGTCATCTGGCCTGGGGGACTCTGCAAAAGAAGTTGGAGTTGTTGAGGCTAGCCCACCATCAAGTCCTGGACAGGAAGGCATAGGCAATCACCCACCAAACAATGGGAACGCCTTCCCTTCTGATGAG TGGGGAGGCATCTCTTCTGAGGAGCATGATGAGGCAGTCATGCTTGAGGCTGCAATGTTTGGTGGAATCCCTGAAAGTGGATACCGTTATGCATATGCACCTCATCAGTTCATGCGACCTGAGGGCTCCTATCCCTGGCGTACCCCTCGTCCTCCATCACCCTCGTTGGCAGCTCAACGCTTGATACGGGAACAGCAa GATGATGAGTATAATGCATCGTTGCAAGCTGATAGAGAAAAAGAGTTGAAGGCAATTCAAGAAGCTGAAGCTCGCCTTTTAGAGGAGGAAGCAGCTAGAAAAGCTGCTCTTGAAGAAGAACAACGAAGAGAGGAAGAGTTTCACAGGAAAATGGAGGAGGAACAG GAATGTGAGAGACAATTAGCTGCAAAAGAAGCTTCTCTGCCTCAGGAGCCAGCAGCAGATGAGGAAAATGCTGTAACCCTTCTTGTGCGAATGCCAGACGGCAGTCGCAGGGGCCGTCGTTTTGTCAAATCTGACAGGCTGCAG TCTCTGTATGACTTCATTGATATTGGTAGAGGAGTCAAGCCAGGCACTTATAGAttg GTGAGGCCATACCCAAGGCGGGCTTTCGGTGATGGAGAGAGCAGTTTGACATTTAATGAACTTGGCTTAACAAGCAAACAAGAAGCCCTATTTCTGGAGTTGATCTAA
- the LOC18606462 gene encoding protein HAPLESS 2 isoform X1 — MGRSKRFLFCIFSFLCLQYEVVSVQILSKSKLEKCEKSTDSNDKLNCTTKIVINMAVPSGSSGGEASMVAEIVEVEENSTNKMQTLRIPPVITINKSAAYALYELTYIRDVPFKPQEFYVKTRKCEPDAGANVVKICERLRDEDGHIIEHSQPICCACGSQRRVPSSCGNIFDKLLKGKANTAHCLRFPGDWFHVFGIGQRSIGFSVRIEMKTGSKVSEVVVGPENRTATSNDNFLRVNLIGDFVGYSNIPTFEDFYLVIPRQGGPGQPNDLGKNFSMWLLLERVRFTLDGVECNKIGVNYEAFNGQPNFCLSPFWSCLHNQLWNFWEADQNRINRRQLPLYGVQGRFERINEHPLQNAGSHSFSIGVTEVLNTNLLVELRADDIDYVFQRSPGKIISVTVPTFEALTQFGVATITARNTGEVEASYSLTFDCSKGVALMEEQFFILKPKEISARSFKLYPATDQAAKYVCTAILKDSEFNEVDRAECQFSTTATVLDNGSQITPFQPPKTGINGFFESIERIWKNIWEILVDFITGETCRRKCSAFFDFSCHIQYICMSWIVLFGLLLAIFPTVLVLLWLLHQKGIFDPLYDWWEDHFGFDDQRIRDSHRHSIGIGHSHVHANKHNKARQHKHDSRYKRISIHQEHRHNHSEGDTDFYYYLHHVHKDKHKHRRVKSSSIKQQGHLDRRKNDDVGHHKHRRAIETIERPLKLK, encoded by the exons ATGGGAAGATCAAAGCGATTTCTCTTCTGCATTTTCAGTTTTCTCTGCCTGCAATACGAAGTCGTTTCAGTCCAGATCCTCTCGAAGTCGAAGCTCGAAAAATGCGAGAAGAGTACGGACTCCAACGACAAACTGAATTGCACCACCAAGATCGTCATCAACATGGCCGTTCCCAGCGGTTCA agtGGCGGTGAGGCGTCAATGGTGGCGGAAATAGTGGAGGTGGAGGAGAATTCGACGAACAAGATGCAGACGTTACGGATTCCACCGGTGATAACGATCAACAAATCCGCTGCCTACGCACTCTACGAGTTGACGTATATTCGA GATGTTCCTTTTAAACCTCAAGAATTCTATGTTAAGACACGCAAATGCGAGCCAGATGCTGGTGCTAATGTTGTCAAGATATGTGAGAG GCTGCGCGATGAGGATGGTCACATCATTGAGCATTCTCAG CCTATCTGCTGTGCTTGTGGGTCTCAAAGGCGTGTACCATCATCTTGTGGAAACATCT TTGACAAATTACTGAAAGGAAAAGCCAATACAGCACACTGTCTCCGTTTTCCGGGTGATTG GTTCCATGTTTTTGGTATTGGACAGCGGTCAATTGGATTCAGCGTTAGAATTGAGATGAAGACAGGATCTAAAGTTTCG GAAGTTGTTGTAGGTCCTGAAAACAGAACAGCAACATCCAATGACAATTTTCTAAGGGTTAATCTCATTGGAGATTTTGTTGGATATTCAAATATTCCTACATTTGAGGACTTCTACCTTGTCATTCCAAGGCAG GGTGGTCCAGGTCAGCCAAACGATTTGGGAAAGAATTTTTCTATGTGGTTGCTGCTTGAGAGAGTGAGATTTACCTTAGATGGTGTTGAATGCAACAAAATAGGTGTCAATTATGAGGCTTTCAATGGTCAGCCTAACTTCTGCTTATCACCATTTTGGAGTTGCTTGCATAATCAGTTGTGGAATTTCTGGGAA GCTGACCAAAACCGAATTAATAGAAGGCAACTTCCATTATATGGTGTGCAGGGGAGATTTGAAAGGATAAATGAGCATCCA CTGCAGAATGCAGGGTCTCATTCATTCTCTATTGGAGTGACGGAAGTTCTTAACACAAACCTCCTGGTAGAACTAAGGGCTGATGACATTGATTATGTTTTTCAAAG AAGTCCTGGCAAAATCATCAGTGTCACGGTCCCAACATTTGAAGCCCTCACTCAGTTTGGAGTTGCCACAATTACTGCTAGGAATACTGGTGAAGTAGAAGCATCATATAGCTTAACG TTTGACTGCTCAAAAGGTGTTGCCCTTATGGAG GAACAATTCTTCATTTTGAAGCCAAAAGAAATTTCTGCTCGATCTTTTAAACTTTATCCAGCAACTGATCAAGCAGCAAAATATGTTTGCACTG CTATACTGAAGGACTCCGAATTTAATGAAGTTGACAGAGCAGAATGCCAGTTTAGCACTACAGCTACTGTTCTTGACAATGGATCACAG ATTACTCCTTTTCAACCACCAAAGACTGGCATAAATGGTTTCTTTGAGTCTATTGAAAGAATTTGGAAAAATATTTGGGAAATTTTGGTTGACTTCATCACTGGAGAAACTTGCAG AAGAAAATGCTCTGCTTTTTTTGACTTCAGCTGTCACATACAGTATATCTGTATGAGTTGGATAGTATTGTTTGGTTTACTTTTGGCTATATTTCCGACTG TGCTTGTGTTGCTATGGCTTTTACATCAGAAAGGAATCTTTGATCCTCTTTATGACTGGTGGGAAGATCACTTTGGGTTTGACGATCAGAGAATCAGAGATAGCCACAGGCACAGTATTGGCATTGGCCACTCCCATGTTCATGCTAATAAACATAATAAAGCCAGGCAACACAAACATGATTCTCGATATAAAAGAATCAGCATTCACCAGGAGCACAGGCACAACCATTCAGAAGGGGACactgatttttattattatctgCATCATGTTCACAAGGACAAGCACAAACATAGACGTGTCAAAAGTTCTAGTATCAAACAGCAAGGCCACTTGGACAGgaggaaaaatgatgatgttGGGCACCACAAGCACAGAAGGGCAATAGAGACTATAGAAAGAccattgaaattgaaataa
- the LOC18606461 gene encoding cytochrome P450 87A3 has protein sequence MLALFIGALLVICITHWVYNWRNPRCNGKLPPGSMGFPLLGETLQFFGPSTTSDIHPFVKERMKRHGPIFKTSLVGRSVIVSTDPDLNHFVFLQEGQLFQSWYPDTFTEIFGRQNVGSLHGFMYKYLKSMVLNLFGPESLKKMLPEVERTACRRLQRWSSQETVELKEATASMIFDLTAKKLISYDQDNSSENLRENFVAFIQGLISFPLDIPGTAYHKCLQGRRNAMKMLKNLLNERRAMPGKNRSDFFDYVLEELQKEGTILSEAIALDLMFVLLFASFETTSLALTLAVKFLSDDPSVLKKLTEEHEIILRNREDPDSGLTWKEYKSMTYTFQFINETVRLANIVPGIFRKALREIQFKGYTIPAGWAVMVCPPAVHLNAAKYQDPHAFNPSRWEGVETNGASKNFMAFGGGMRFCVGTDFTKVQMAVFLHCLVTKYRWQPIKGGNILRTPGLQFPDGFHIQLMEKTRLMSSHVSLHG, from the exons ATGCTGGCATTGTTCATTGGAGCTTTGCTTGTTATATGCATCACGCATTGGGTTTACAACTGGAGAAACCCAAGATGCAATGGCAAACTCCCACCAGGTTCAATGGGCTTCCCACTTCTCGGCGAGACTCTTCAGTTCTTCGGCCCCAGCACTACTTCCGATATCCATCCCTTTGTCAAAGAGAGGAtgaaaag GCATGGGCCAATATTCAAGACTAGCTTAGTGGGGCGATCGGTAATCGTATCAACCGACCCGGATCTCAATCATTTCGTCTTCCTGCAAGAAGGGCAACTGTTTCAGAGCTGGTATCCCGATACATTTACAGAGATCTTTGGACGTCAGAATGTGGGTTCCTTACATGGCTTCATGTACAAGTACCTGAAGAGCATGGTGCTTAATCTCTTTGGTCCCGAAAGCCTTAAGAAGATGCTCCCAGAAGTTGAGCGGACAGCTTGCAGAAGGTTGCAACGCTGGTCAAGCCAAGAAACTGTTGAGTTAAAAGAAGCAACTGCTAGT ATGATATTTGATCTGACAGCCAAAAAGCTGATAAGTTATGACCAAGACAATTCCTCGGAAAATCTGAGGGAGAATTTTGTTGCATTCATACAAGGATTAATCTCCTTCCCTTTGGATATTCCTGGAACAGCTTATCACAAATGTTTACAG GGGAGGAGAAATGCTATGAAAATGCTGAAGAACTTGCTAAACGAAAGGCGGGCAATGCCCGGGAAGAACCGAAGTGACTTTTTCGATTATGTCCTTGAAGAACTTCAGAAAGAGGGAACCATCCTCTCAGAGGCAATCGCTCTGGATTTGATGTTCGTGCTACTATTTGCCAGCTTTGAAACAACTTCCCTGGCTCTAACTTTAGCCGTTAAATTCCTTTCTGACGACCCTTCAGTGCTGAAAAAGTTAACG GAAGAGCATGAGATAATTCTACGGAACCGGGAAGATCCCGACTCTGGACTTACATGGAAAGAATACAAATCAATGACTTATACATTCCAG TTCATCAATGAAACCGTTAGGCTGGCAAATATAGTTCCAGGAATCTTCAGAAAAGCACTAAGGGAAATCCAATTCAAAG GATATACCATTCCAGCCGGTTGGGCAGTAATGGTTTGTCCCCCAGCTGTGCACCTGAATGCAGCAAAATACCAAGATCCCCATGCCTTCAATCCATCAAGATGGGAG GGAGTAGAAACGAATGGAGCCTCTAAGAATTTCATGGCATTTGGTGGTGGCATGAGATTTTGTGTCGGAACAGACTTCACTAAAGTGCAGATGGCTGTGTTTCTCCATTGCCTGGTTACAAAGTACAG GTGGCAACCAATCAAAGGAGGAAATATACTCCGAACTCCTGGTTTACAATTTCCAGACGGCTTTCACATTCAGCTCATGGAGAAAACTAGACTAATGTCAAGCCATGTCAGTCTACATGGCTAA
- the LOC18606462 gene encoding protein HAPLESS 2 isoform X2, with the protein MGRSKRFLFCIFSFLCLQYEVVSVQILSKSKLEKCEKSTDSNDKLNCTTKIVINMAVPSGSSGGEASMVAEIVEVEENSTNKMQTLRIPPVITINKSAAYALYELTYIRDVPFKPQEFYVKTRKCEPDAGANVVKICERLRDEDGHIIEHSQPICCACGSQRRVPSSCGNIFDKLLKGKANTAHCLRFPGDWFHVFGIGQRSIGFSVRIEMKTGSKVSEVVVGPENRTATSNDNFLRVNLIGDFVGYSNIPTFEDFYLVIPRQGGPGQPNDLGKNFSMWLLLERVRFTLDGVECNKIGVNYEAFNGQPNFCLSPFWSCLHNQLWNFWEADQNRINRRQLPLYGVQGRFERINEHPNAGSHSFSIGVTEVLNTNLLVELRADDIDYVFQRSPGKIISVTVPTFEALTQFGVATITARNTGEVEASYSLTFDCSKGVALMEEQFFILKPKEISARSFKLYPATDQAAKYVCTAILKDSEFNEVDRAECQFSTTATVLDNGSQITPFQPPKTGINGFFESIERIWKNIWEILVDFITGETCRRKCSAFFDFSCHIQYICMSWIVLFGLLLAIFPTVLVLLWLLHQKGIFDPLYDWWEDHFGFDDQRIRDSHRHSIGIGHSHVHANKHNKARQHKHDSRYKRISIHQEHRHNHSEGDTDFYYYLHHVHKDKHKHRRVKSSSIKQQGHLDRRKNDDVGHHKHRRAIETIERPLKLK; encoded by the exons ATGGGAAGATCAAAGCGATTTCTCTTCTGCATTTTCAGTTTTCTCTGCCTGCAATACGAAGTCGTTTCAGTCCAGATCCTCTCGAAGTCGAAGCTCGAAAAATGCGAGAAGAGTACGGACTCCAACGACAAACTGAATTGCACCACCAAGATCGTCATCAACATGGCCGTTCCCAGCGGTTCA agtGGCGGTGAGGCGTCAATGGTGGCGGAAATAGTGGAGGTGGAGGAGAATTCGACGAACAAGATGCAGACGTTACGGATTCCACCGGTGATAACGATCAACAAATCCGCTGCCTACGCACTCTACGAGTTGACGTATATTCGA GATGTTCCTTTTAAACCTCAAGAATTCTATGTTAAGACACGCAAATGCGAGCCAGATGCTGGTGCTAATGTTGTCAAGATATGTGAGAG GCTGCGCGATGAGGATGGTCACATCATTGAGCATTCTCAG CCTATCTGCTGTGCTTGTGGGTCTCAAAGGCGTGTACCATCATCTTGTGGAAACATCT TTGACAAATTACTGAAAGGAAAAGCCAATACAGCACACTGTCTCCGTTTTCCGGGTGATTG GTTCCATGTTTTTGGTATTGGACAGCGGTCAATTGGATTCAGCGTTAGAATTGAGATGAAGACAGGATCTAAAGTTTCG GAAGTTGTTGTAGGTCCTGAAAACAGAACAGCAACATCCAATGACAATTTTCTAAGGGTTAATCTCATTGGAGATTTTGTTGGATATTCAAATATTCCTACATTTGAGGACTTCTACCTTGTCATTCCAAGGCAG GGTGGTCCAGGTCAGCCAAACGATTTGGGAAAGAATTTTTCTATGTGGTTGCTGCTTGAGAGAGTGAGATTTACCTTAGATGGTGTTGAATGCAACAAAATAGGTGTCAATTATGAGGCTTTCAATGGTCAGCCTAACTTCTGCTTATCACCATTTTGGAGTTGCTTGCATAATCAGTTGTGGAATTTCTGGGAA GCTGACCAAAACCGAATTAATAGAAGGCAACTTCCATTATATGGTGTGCAGGGGAGATTTGAAAGGATAAATGAGCATCCA AATGCAGGGTCTCATTCATTCTCTATTGGAGTGACGGAAGTTCTTAACACAAACCTCCTGGTAGAACTAAGGGCTGATGACATTGATTATGTTTTTCAAAG AAGTCCTGGCAAAATCATCAGTGTCACGGTCCCAACATTTGAAGCCCTCACTCAGTTTGGAGTTGCCACAATTACTGCTAGGAATACTGGTGAAGTAGAAGCATCATATAGCTTAACG TTTGACTGCTCAAAAGGTGTTGCCCTTATGGAG GAACAATTCTTCATTTTGAAGCCAAAAGAAATTTCTGCTCGATCTTTTAAACTTTATCCAGCAACTGATCAAGCAGCAAAATATGTTTGCACTG CTATACTGAAGGACTCCGAATTTAATGAAGTTGACAGAGCAGAATGCCAGTTTAGCACTACAGCTACTGTTCTTGACAATGGATCACAG ATTACTCCTTTTCAACCACCAAAGACTGGCATAAATGGTTTCTTTGAGTCTATTGAAAGAATTTGGAAAAATATTTGGGAAATTTTGGTTGACTTCATCACTGGAGAAACTTGCAG AAGAAAATGCTCTGCTTTTTTTGACTTCAGCTGTCACATACAGTATATCTGTATGAGTTGGATAGTATTGTTTGGTTTACTTTTGGCTATATTTCCGACTG TGCTTGTGTTGCTATGGCTTTTACATCAGAAAGGAATCTTTGATCCTCTTTATGACTGGTGGGAAGATCACTTTGGGTTTGACGATCAGAGAATCAGAGATAGCCACAGGCACAGTATTGGCATTGGCCACTCCCATGTTCATGCTAATAAACATAATAAAGCCAGGCAACACAAACATGATTCTCGATATAAAAGAATCAGCATTCACCAGGAGCACAGGCACAACCATTCAGAAGGGGACactgatttttattattatctgCATCATGTTCACAAGGACAAGCACAAACATAGACGTGTCAAAAGTTCTAGTATCAAACAGCAAGGCCACTTGGACAGgaggaaaaatgatgatgttGGGCACCACAAGCACAGAAGGGCAATAGAGACTATAGAAAGAccattgaaattgaaataa